The following are encoded in a window of Campylobacter sp. MIT 12-8780 genomic DNA:
- the hisF gene encoding imidazole glycerol phosphate synthase subunit HisF — MLTKRIIACLDVKDGRVVKGVQFKNHQDMGDIIELAKFYSNEGIDELVFYDIAASARKERISRAWVSKVAQNINIPFCVAGGIKSEEDARELLANGADKISINSPALNDPSLIERLAKSFGVQCVVVGIDSFKDEDGNLKVYQYTGDESTSKQSGKNTLEWVKEAQQRGAGEIVLNMMNQDGMKKGYDLAQLKAVREICAIPLIASGGAGEARHFLEAFKLGVDGCLAASIFHQKVVDIKELKAYLKAQGLDIRI, encoded by the coding sequence ATGCTTACAAAACGCATAATTGCTTGCCTTGATGTAAAAGATGGACGCGTAGTTAAAGGCGTGCAGTTTAAAAACCACCAAGATATGGGCGATATCATAGAGCTTGCAAAGTTTTATTCAAATGAGGGTATAGATGAGCTTGTGTTTTATGATATTGCAGCAAGTGCTAGAAAAGAGCGAATTTCAAGGGCTTGGGTAAGCAAAGTCGCTCAAAATATCAATATCCCATTTTGCGTAGCTGGAGGCATAAAAAGCGAAGAAGATGCAAGGGAGCTTTTAGCTAATGGAGCAGATAAAATTTCTATCAATTCTCCAGCCTTAAATGATCCAAGTCTTATTGAAAGGCTAGCAAAAAGCTTTGGGGTGCAATGCGTAGTAGTAGGCATTGATAGCTTTAAAGATGAAGATGGAAATTTAAAAGTATATCAATACACAGGCGATGAAAGCACAAGCAAGCAAAGTGGTAAAAATACGCTTGAATGGGTAAAAGAGGCTCAGCAACGTGGAGCTGGTGAAATAGTGCTTAATATGATGAATCAAGATGGTATGAAAAAAGGCTATGATCTAGCCCAGCTTAAAGCAGTGCGTGAAATTTGTGCCATTCCTCTTATAGCAAGTGGTGGAGCTGGCGAGGCAAGACATTTTTTAGAAGCTTTTAAGCTTGGTGTTGATGGTTGCTTGGCTGCAAGCATTTTTCATCAAAAAGTCGTTGATATAAAAGAGCTTAAAGCCTATCTAAAGGCTCAAGGCTTAGATATAAGGATATAA
- a CDS encoding DNA double-strand break repair nuclease NurA codes for MGYFKEKASKANHQYIINSELVQEYLKKCIKASDTIPQAKDYERISRKISCIENKIETTIKQVAIVDGGYTEVLHKEGEISYKLCYCIIGVLVLNIQNISKNRKTVNPNELDSLQNLDRFACVLPLQNIKLKDMDFKQSIRKTIFNIFMENKLAFENKHNSYPLIHTLKWLLFKEYSDKPDDFITLICPTCERQNKINNLNERIKCFHCKKFLYITDCFKLHELINENENTSAICSYFINTLESMVIISMFYILLQERDKNKLSEWLFIKDGSLALFNAVKSFSYNTIRPFLQYWYEESIKDNISYFNFIGLEKNGTFTWHLRNVINIIPAQTIVLPNQDYIKHFIADNTNIYGKDTYFGIKMFVKKDKNTSFVLDVALPFGIRVKYEDYIKNPSFDDFLCLKEILEVLFQLECNLYKNSFIPTTMINRFVSLSNIPGKKILTMFSKALMNHV; via the coding sequence ATGGGTTATTTTAAAGAAAAAGCCTCTAAGGCTAATCATCAGTATATTATAAATAGCGAACTTGTACAAGAATATCTTAAAAAATGCATAAAAGCCAGCGATACTATTCCACAAGCAAAAGATTATGAGAGAATAAGTAGGAAAATATCTTGTATTGAAAATAAGATTGAGACAACAATAAAGCAAGTAGCAATAGTTGATGGTGGCTATACAGAGGTATTGCACAAAGAAGGAGAAATAAGCTATAAATTATGCTATTGCATCATAGGTGTTTTGGTATTAAACATACAAAATATATCAAAAAATAGAAAAACTGTAAATCCAAATGAGCTAGACTCGCTTCAAAATTTAGATAGGTTTGCATGTGTCTTACCGCTTCAAAATATAAAATTAAAAGATATGGACTTTAAACAAAGCATTAGAAAAACTATTTTTAATATTTTTATGGAAAACAAATTAGCATTTGAAAACAAACACAATTCTTATCCTTTGATCCACACACTTAAATGGCTACTTTTTAAAGAATATTCTGATAAGCCAGATGATTTCATAACTTTAATCTGCCCAACTTGCGAAAGACAAAATAAAATAAATAATTTAAACGAGCGAATAAAATGTTTTCATTGTAAAAAATTCTTGTATATAACTGATTGCTTTAAATTGCATGAGCTCATCAATGAAAATGAAAATACTAGCGCAATATGTTCTTATTTTATCAATACGCTTGAAAGCATGGTGATTATTTCAATGTTTTATATTTTGCTTCAAGAAAGAGATAAAAACAAATTATCAGAATGGCTTTTTATCAAAGACGGCTCATTAGCTCTTTTTAATGCTGTGAAAAGCTTTTCTTATAACACTATTCGCCCATTTTTGCAATATTGGTATGAGGAATCAATAAAAGATAATATTAGCTACTTTAATTTCATTGGATTAGAAAAAAATGGAACTTTTACTTGGCATTTAAGGAATGTAATTAATATTATTCCGGCGCAAACGATTGTTTTACCGAACCAAGATTATATTAAGCATTTTATAGCTGACAATACAAATATATATGGAAAAGATACATATTTTGGAATAAAAATGTTTGTAAAAAAAGATAAAAATACATCTTTTGTCTTAGATGTAGCTCTGCCTTTTGGAATCCGTGTAAAATATGAAGACTATATCAAAAATCCTTCATTTGATGACTTTTTATGTTTAAAAGAGATTTTAGAAGTATTATTCCAACTTGAGTGTAATTTATATAAGAATTCTTTTATCCCAACAACAATGATAAATAGATTTGTTTCATTATCAAATATTCCAGGCAAAAAAATTTTAACAATGTTTTCAAAGGCATTGATGAATCATGTTTAA
- the hisG gene encoding ATP phosphoribosyltransferase — protein MQENSRLKIAIQKSGRLSKNCLELLELIGVKAHIHEQSLIAFATNLELDILRVRDDDIPGLVFDGVVDLGIIGENVLEENALERALAKESCEYTLLKKLDFGHCRLSLALPQDSKYKGLESFEGLRIASSYPQLLKRFMHEKGINYKHCTLTGSVEVAPRANLADAICDLVSSGATLQANGLKEVEVIYTSKACLIQKKESLSEKNQALVDKLLLRIQGVLQARESKYIMLHAPKDKLERIISLLPGIENPTILPLAHDEKKVALHMVSQENLFWETMERLKMEGASSILVLPIEKMLK, from the coding sequence ATGCAAGAAAATTCTCGTTTAAAAATTGCGATTCAAAAATCAGGTCGCTTAAGTAAAAACTGCCTTGAGCTTTTAGAGCTCATCGGTGTTAAAGCTCATATCCACGAACAAAGCCTCATCGCTTTTGCGACAAATTTAGAGCTTGACATTTTACGCGTTAGAGATGATGATATACCAGGACTTGTTTTTGATGGAGTGGTTGATCTTGGCATAATAGGGGAAAATGTGCTTGAAGAAAACGCCTTAGAGCGAGCTTTAGCTAAAGAAAGCTGTGAATATACCTTGCTTAAAAAGCTTGATTTTGGGCATTGTCGTTTATCTTTAGCCTTGCCTCAAGATAGCAAATATAAGGGCTTAGAAAGCTTTGAGGGCTTAAGGATAGCAAGCTCATATCCTCAGCTTTTAAAACGTTTTATGCATGAAAAAGGCATAAACTATAAGCACTGCACGCTCACAGGCTCAGTTGAAGTAGCCCCAAGGGCAAATTTAGCAGACGCGATTTGTGATCTAGTCTCAAGTGGGGCGACTTTACAGGCTAATGGACTTAAAGAAGTCGAGGTGATCTACACTTCAAAAGCGTGTTTGATCCAGAAAAAAGAAAGCTTAAGTGAGAAAAATCAAGCCCTAGTGGATAAGCTTTTACTACGAATTCAAGGTGTATTGCAAGCTAGAGAAAGCAAATACATCATGCTTCATGCCCCAAAAGATAAGCTTGAACGCATTATCTCTTTGCTTCCGGGCATTGAAAATCCAACCATCTTGCCCCTTGCTCATGATGAAAAAAAGGTGGCTTTACACATGGTAAGTCAAGAAAATCTCTTTTGGGAAACTATGGAAAGGCTTAAAATGGAAGGTGCAAGCTCGATTTTAGTTTTACCTATAGAAAAAATGCTTAAATGA
- the hisH gene encoding imidazole glycerol phosphate synthase subunit HisH, translating into MKLAIIDTACANLASLEFALHRLGFTCVISRDIKELEKADKLFLPGVGTAQSAMLHLHQFKLIEFLQTTKKPLLGICLGMQILGDFSEELHQNTLGIMPFKTEKFKPSTNFTLPHMGWNDVKSKHTLFKGLNGAFFYFVHSYCVAVEAETIAVCEYSQNFSAAVAKDNFYGVQFHPERSGEAGELLLRNFITL; encoded by the coding sequence ATGAAACTAGCCATCATTGATACAGCTTGTGCGAATTTAGCTTCTTTAGAATTTGCGCTTCATAGACTTGGCTTTACTTGTGTGATCTCAAGAGATATAAAAGAGCTTGAAAAAGCCGATAAACTCTTTTTACCCGGCGTTGGAACAGCACAAAGTGCTATGCTTCATTTACATCAATTTAAACTTATAGAATTTTTACAAACCACTAAAAAGCCACTTTTAGGCATTTGCTTAGGTATGCAAATCCTTGGGGATTTTAGCGAGGAACTTCATCAAAATACTCTAGGCATTATGCCTTTTAAAACTGAAAAATTTAAACCTAGCACTAACTTTACTTTGCCGCATATGGGCTGGAATGATGTAAAAAGCAAGCACACTCTTTTTAAAGGATTAAATGGGGCATTTTTTTATTTTGTGCATAGTTATTGTGTGGCTGTAGAAGCTGAGACGATCGCAGTTTGTGAATACTCTCAAAACTTTAGTGCAGCTGTAGCAAAGGATAATTTTTATGGCGTGCAGTTTCACCCAGAGCGAAGCGGAGAAGCTGGAGAGCTTTTGCTAAGAAATTTTATCACTTTATAA
- the hisA gene encoding 1-(5-phosphoribosyl)-5-[(5-phosphoribosylamino)methylideneamino]imidazole-4-carboxamide isomerase, which translates to MTQLIPALDLLDGKVVRLFKGDYAQQKSYHFEPLEKFRQYEEAGAKWLHLVDLQGAKNPQNRQIKLLEKLSNEVVVNLQVGGGVRNEADIKALLKAGAKRVVIGSLAVKDPEFTSKMLKEFGAEQITLALDALPNADGSDYLIAINAWQEQSDKRLLEALDFYAELGLKHLLCTDISRDGTMSGANVELYTLIHRIFPQIEIQASGGVSSLEDLRLLKGICSGVIVGKALLDDKFSVKEALACLQNA; encoded by the coding sequence ATAACCCAACTCATTCCAGCTTTAGATTTGCTTGATGGCAAGGTGGTTCGCCTTTTTAAAGGGGATTACGCTCAGCAAAAAAGCTATCATTTTGAACCTTTAGAAAAATTTAGACAATATGAAGAAGCAGGAGCAAAATGGCTTCATTTAGTGGATCTGCAAGGCGCAAAAAACCCACAAAATAGACAAATCAAGCTTTTAGAAAAATTAAGCAATGAAGTGGTAGTAAATCTTCAAGTTGGAGGCGGGGTAAGAAATGAAGCAGATATCAAGGCTTTACTTAAAGCAGGAGCAAAACGCGTTGTCATAGGTTCTTTAGCGGTAAAAGATCCAGAATTTACTAGCAAAATGTTAAAAGAATTTGGCGCCGAACAAATCACACTCGCCCTTGATGCCCTGCCAAATGCTGATGGAAGCGATTATTTAATCGCCATTAATGCCTGGCAAGAGCAAAGCGATAAGAGGCTTTTAGAAGCGCTTGATTTTTATGCCGAGCTAGGGCTTAAGCACCTTTTATGCACAGATATCTCAAGGGACGGCACGATGAGTGGGGCAAATGTTGAGCTTTACACTCTCATACATAGGATTTTTCCACAAATTGAAATTCAAGCTTCAGGTGGAGTAAGTAGCCTTGAGGATTTAAGACTTTTAAAGGGCATTTGTAGCGGAGTTATAGTAGGTAAAGCTTTGTTAGATGATAAATTTAGTGTTAAGGAGGCTTTAGCATGCTTACAAAACGCATAA
- the hisB gene encoding bifunctional histidinol-phosphatase/imidazoleglycerol-phosphate dehydratase HisB: protein MSAKVLFIDRDGTIIEEPKSDLQVDSLEKLRFEKGAIPALLKLKNFNFKFVLVSNQDGLGTSSFPQKDFDLAQNKMLDILKSCGIEFEDIFICPHFENENCICRKPKTALLKDYITHNLYDKNQSFVIGDRKTDMILAQNLGIQGLLYEPKKNTWEDICNTILSSFRTAFVQRNTKETQISVKVCLNGGKSQIQTGIGFFDHMLDQIAVHAGIALEIHCKGDLEIDEHHSVEDVALALGEALKKAIGDKIGIARYGFCLPMDESLARCVLDFSNRPVLVYKAKFKKKKLGELSTEMIEHFFYSLSYALGISLHLKVKGKNDHHKAEGLFKAFAKALKMAIKIENESLASSKGVL, encoded by the coding sequence ATGAGTGCAAAAGTCTTATTTATCGATAGAGATGGCACTATCATTGAAGAGCCAAAAAGTGATTTGCAAGTTGATAGCCTTGAAAAACTTCGCTTTGAAAAAGGCGCTATCCCTGCCTTGCTTAAACTTAAGAATTTTAATTTTAAATTCGTGCTTGTAAGCAATCAAGACGGACTTGGCACAAGTTCTTTTCCCCAAAAAGACTTTGACTTAGCACAAAATAAAATGCTTGATATTTTAAAATCTTGCGGGATTGAGTTTGAGGACATTTTCATTTGTCCGCATTTTGAAAATGAAAATTGTATATGTAGAAAGCCAAAAACCGCTCTTTTAAAGGACTATATCACCCACAATCTTTATGATAAAAATCAAAGCTTTGTCATAGGTGATAGAAAAACTGATATGATTTTAGCTCAAAATCTAGGCATACAAGGCTTACTTTATGAGCCAAAAAAGAATACTTGGGAAGACATTTGCAATACCATCCTAAGCTCTTTTAGAACAGCCTTTGTTCAAAGAAATACTAAAGAAACGCAAATCAGCGTCAAAGTATGCTTAAATGGGGGCAAAAGTCAAATTCAAACAGGAATAGGCTTTTTTGATCATATGCTTGATCAAATAGCAGTGCATGCTGGCATAGCCCTTGAAATTCATTGCAAAGGCGACTTAGAAATAGATGAGCATCACAGCGTTGAAGATGTAGCTCTAGCCCTTGGAGAAGCCCTTAAAAAAGCCATAGGCGATAAGATAGGCATAGCAAGATATGGTTTTTGCTTACCAATGGATGAAAGTTTAGCGCGTTGTGTGTTAGACTTTTCAAATCGCCCTGTTTTAGTCTATAAGGCTAAATTTAAGAAAAAAAAGCTAGGCGAGCTTAGCACTGAAATGATAGAGCATTTTTTCTACTCCCTAAGCTACGCACTTGGCATAAGCTTGCACCTTAAAGTAAAAGGCAAAAACGATCACCACAAAGCCGAAGGACTTTTCAAAGCCTTTGCAAAAGCCCTTAAAATGGCGATAAAAATAGAAAATGAAAGCCTTGCTAGCTCAAAGGGTGTGTTGTGA
- a CDS encoding lactate permease LctP family transporter: MDTNTLIGLSKNIWQQNYDPFNNIFLSAVVSALPIVFFFVCLIVFKLKGYTAAFLSVVLVSLVAIFAYDMPILKVFYSLVYGVLFGLYPIGWIIIAAIFLYKLSVKSGYFDILRESIVKITPDMRLQVILIAFCFGAFLEGTIGFGGPVAITAALLVGMGIKPIQAAALCLIANLPPATFGAVGIPVTALANLVQVDAIKISTMSAIMLAPFSFCIPFLLVFLLSGFKGVKETLPACFVAGFSFILTKIITASFLGPQLPDITAGVISIAALGSFLKLWKPKNIMLSEDQNITAQNSQIAQNSLDSKVQKEALNASKPQTISVKQTLLSGTPFAILIFIIIIWTQDSFNALFANGGALNFLTLSFDFKELSEIQQIAPIVKETKAVKSLFEIPLINSVGTAIFLAALCTIVILKIKIHTAISAFSETCKEMYLAIVTICLVLAFAYLSNYSGISATLALALSKTGESFVFFSPIVGWLGVVLTGSVTSSNVLFGSLQQLTASQLGINEVLLLSANAVGGAAGKMISLQSIAVAASVVGLMGKEAQVLRLTLKYSLILALGSGVVCFMTASFFPWIVP, encoded by the coding sequence ATGGATACAAACACTCTTATTGGACTAAGTAAAAATATCTGGCAGCAAAACTACGATCCTTTTAACAATATCTTCTTAAGTGCGGTAGTTTCGGCTTTGCCTATAGTGTTTTTCTTTGTATGTCTCATCGTTTTTAAGCTTAAGGGCTACACAGCAGCTTTTTTATCTGTAGTGTTGGTAAGCTTGGTAGCAATTTTTGCTTATGATATGCCGATTTTAAAGGTATTTTATAGTCTTGTTTATGGGGTGCTTTTTGGGCTATATCCTATAGGTTGGATCATTATCGCGGCGATTTTTTTATACAAACTTTCAGTAAAATCAGGCTATTTTGACATCTTGCGAGAGTCTATAGTCAAAATCACTCCTGATATGCGTTTGCAAGTGATTTTAATCGCCTTTTGTTTTGGAGCTTTTTTAGAAGGAACCATAGGCTTTGGCGGACCAGTGGCGATCACTGCGGCTTTACTTGTAGGTATGGGTATAAAGCCCATTCAAGCAGCTGCGCTTTGTCTTATCGCCAACCTCCCGCCTGCAACCTTTGGCGCTGTAGGTATCCCTGTAACAGCCCTTGCAAATTTAGTCCAAGTTGATGCGATAAAAATTTCAACCATGTCAGCTATAATGCTTGCACCTTTTTCATTTTGCATTCCTTTTTTGCTCGTGTTTTTACTTAGCGGATTTAAAGGGGTAAAAGAAACCCTACCAGCTTGCTTTGTAGCAGGTTTTAGCTTTATCTTAACAAAGATCATCACAGCTTCTTTTTTAGGACCACAACTTCCAGACATTACCGCCGGAGTTATCTCTATAGCAGCACTTGGCTCTTTTTTAAAGCTGTGGAAACCAAAAAATATTATGCTAAGCGAGGATCAAAACATCACAGCACAAAATTCTCAAATCGCACAAAACTCACTTGATTCTAAGGTGCAAAAAGAAGCATTAAACGCCTCAAAACCTCAAACTATCAGTGTTAAACAAACTTTACTGAGTGGCACACCTTTTGCGATTTTAATCTTTATCATCATCATTTGGACTCAAGACAGCTTTAACGCACTTTTTGCAAATGGTGGAGCGCTAAATTTTTTAACCTTAAGCTTTGATTTTAAAGAACTTAGTGAAATTCAGCAAATCGCTCCCATAGTCAAAGAAACAAAAGCTGTAAAATCACTCTTTGAAATCCCACTTATCAACAGCGTTGGAACGGCGATTTTTCTTGCTGCACTTTGCACTATAGTCATCTTAAAAATCAAAATACACACAGCCATAAGTGCTTTTAGTGAAACTTGCAAGGAAATGTATCTTGCTATCGTTACAATCTGCCTTGTGCTTGCTTTTGCTTATCTTTCTAATTACAGCGGAATTTCAGCAACTTTAGCCCTTGCTCTTTCAAAAACAGGCGAAAGCTTTGTCTTTTTCTCCCCTATCGTTGGCTGGCTTGGGGTTGTGCTTACAGGAAGCGTTACAAGCTCAAATGTGCTTTTTGGCTCCTTGCAACAACTCACCGCCTCGCAACTTGGTATCAATGAAGTGCTTTTACTCTCAGCAAATGCCGTTGGCGGTGCGGCTGGAAAAATGATCTCTTTACAAAGCATAGCTGTAGCTGCTTCTGTGGTGGGACTCATGGGCAAAGAAGCACAAGTGCTTAGGCTTACACTTAAATATTCTCTTATCTTAGCGCTTGGAAGTGGCGTAGTCTGCTTTATGACAGCTTCATTTTTTCCTTGGATAGTGCCTTAA
- the hisD gene encoding histidinol dehydrogenase, producing the protein MQILHFNTLTQEEQKKALKRPAIERKDELSSLVKGIIDEVKTKGDEALIAQALRFDKAEISSIKLTQGEINLACQRVDESLKKAIITAYENIKKFHEAQIFKPLEIQTTEGVKCELVSRAIEKVGLYIPGGLAPLFSTALMLAIPAKIAGCKKVVLASPAKINDAVLFCAKLCEVDEVYQMGGAGAIAALAYGTQSVTKVDKIYGPGNAFVTEAKAQVSADINGADIDMQAGPSEVLVIADEAANAEFVASDLLSQAEHGADSQVILVCLSESFAQKVNKELAFQLENLARKELASKSLSHSKIIIASDLNEAVEISNAYAPEHLIIQTQAPRSLLDKVQNAGSVFLGAFSPESMGDYASGTNHVLPTYGLTRTHSSLNLSDFTKKMTVQELSCEGFKKLAKSVEIMAEAEHLDAHKNAVSLRLKTLS; encoded by the coding sequence ATGCAAATTTTACATTTTAACACACTCACTCAAGAAGAACAAAAAAAAGCCCTTAAACGCCCAGCTATAGAGCGTAAAGATGAGCTTTCAAGCTTAGTAAAAGGCATTATTGATGAGGTTAAAACTAAAGGCGATGAAGCTTTGATAGCTCAAGCTTTACGTTTTGATAAGGCTGAAATTTCAAGCATAAAACTTACGCAAGGTGAGATTAACTTAGCTTGTCAAAGAGTAGATGAAAGCCTAAAAAAAGCCATTATCACAGCTTATGAAAATATCAAAAAATTCCACGAAGCTCAAATTTTTAAGCCCCTAGAAATTCAAACGACTGAGGGCGTAAAATGCGAGCTAGTAAGTCGTGCTATAGAAAAAGTTGGACTTTATATACCAGGAGGCTTGGCTCCGCTTTTTTCAACAGCTTTAATGCTAGCCATTCCAGCAAAAATCGCAGGTTGTAAAAAAGTGGTTTTAGCAAGTCCAGCTAAGATTAATGATGCTGTGCTTTTTTGTGCCAAGCTTTGCGAGGTAGATGAAGTGTATCAAATGGGCGGAGCTGGAGCCATAGCCGCACTAGCTTATGGCACGCAAAGTGTAACTAAAGTAGATAAAATTTATGGACCAGGAAATGCCTTTGTAACTGAAGCTAAGGCTCAAGTAAGTGCTGATATAAATGGGGCTGATATAGACATGCAAGCTGGACCAAGCGAGGTTTTAGTCATCGCTGATGAGGCTGCAAATGCTGAGTTTGTGGCTAGTGATTTGCTTTCTCAAGCCGAGCATGGGGCGGATTCTCAAGTGATTTTAGTGTGCTTGAGTGAAAGTTTTGCTCAAAAAGTAAACAAAGAGCTTGCTTTTCAGCTTGAAAACTTAGCGCGAAAAGAGCTTGCTTCAAAGAGTCTAAGCCATTCAAAAATCATCATAGCTAGCGATTTAAACGAAGCAGTAGAAATTTCAAATGCTTATGCTCCAGAGCATTTAATAATCCAAACTCAAGCTCCAAGAAGCTTGCTTGATAAGGTGCAAAATGCTGGTTCAGTCTTTTTAGGTGCCTTTTCTCCTGAATCAATGGGCGATTATGCAAGTGGGACAAATCATGTTTTGCCAACTTATGGGCTAACAAGGACGCATTCAAGCTTGAATTTAAGCGATTTTACTAAAAAAATGACTGTTCAAGAATTAAGCTGCGAGGGCTTTAAAAAGCTTGCAAAAAGCGTTGAGATCATGGCTGAAGCTGAGCATTTGGACGCACATAAAAATGCTGTAAGTTTAAGGCTAAAGACTTTATCATGA
- a CDS encoding ATP-binding protein, with protein sequence MNKSVNLDFFNLIAQEQNFVGYLYEIDYENAKILTNDYYKNQVKGIPHGCFLMAIYHNEINNNKEGLLLRVVGTSDIPQKKEIVESITDNYISQKTLDSTLSLDSYTKNFYQYNGLSCRVLGTFFYKNNELEFGTDIESFLSSHNYQIYKPKKQELDFIINQNMNIIGDNRESIGTLRYSSSNSHDKNGEYSPEFSVSIDDLIAKKTAFFGMTRTGKSNTMKIFISAIEKLNSKSKHKIGQIIFDINGEYTFTNKQDNGCIYDKFKDRAIRYSVCDKKAEKYEDVVSIQYNFYNDETLQESFDLLCEELERDYEKTQYINDFINVRDSMFNTKNTDDEERREKIDIYKCILYKAKFEADDEIKKYLKEKLIFFANNESAFRAKGKDYEALYNILIPRQNKTAGTNLTSISGGYRGGGYKALFSINKFHSLHGGSIDYRKHIDSALREGKMVLVDLSTTPTEIQRKYIDRLCFYIFENSMTEFTNGEDPKSIQMYFEEAHNIFPKDDKNLKNIYNRLAKESSKLNIGISYSTQEVSAIAPSILKNTQNWFISHLNNKNEMQLLEKYYDFSDFSQSIIRNNDIGFVRAKIYSNNFIIPIQINFFEP encoded by the coding sequence ATGAACAAATCAGTAAATCTTGACTTCTTTAATCTGATTGCACAAGAGCAAAATTTTGTTGGATACTTATACGAAATAGATTATGAAAATGCAAAAATACTTACCAATGATTATTACAAAAATCAAGTAAAAGGCATTCCACATGGTTGTTTTTTGATGGCAATTTATCATAACGAAATAAACAACAATAAAGAAGGATTGTTGCTTAGGGTCGTTGGGACAAGCGATATACCTCAAAAGAAAGAAATTGTAGAAAGCATAACAGATAATTATATTTCACAAAAAACATTAGATTCTACATTATCACTAGACTCTTATACAAAAAATTTTTATCAATATAACGGCTTATCTTGTAGAGTTCTTGGAACATTTTTCTATAAAAATAATGAACTTGAATTTGGAACAGATATTGAAAGCTTTCTTAGTTCACATAATTATCAAATTTATAAGCCCAAAAAACAAGAATTGGATTTTATTATAAATCAAAACATGAATATAATAGGAGATAATAGAGAATCTATTGGAACATTACGCTACTCTTCTAGCAATTCCCATGATAAAAATGGGGAATATTCACCTGAATTTTCAGTAAGTATAGATGATCTAATAGCTAAAAAGACAGCATTTTTTGGTATGACAAGAACAGGTAAATCTAATACTATGAAAATTTTTATAAGTGCGATAGAAAAACTAAATTCAAAATCCAAACACAAAATAGGACAAATAATTTTTGATATTAATGGGGAATATACATTTACAAATAAGCAAGATAATGGTTGCATTTATGATAAATTCAAAGATAGGGCAATTAGATATAGCGTTTGTGATAAAAAAGCAGAAAAATATGAAGATGTTGTATCAATTCAATATAACTTTTATAATGACGAAACACTTCAAGAATCCTTTGATTTATTATGTGAAGAGCTGGAACGTGATTATGAAAAAACTCAATACATTAACGACTTTATAAATGTTAGAGATTCTATGTTTAATACTAAAAACACAGATGATGAAGAAAGGCGTGAAAAAATTGATATTTATAAGTGCATCCTGTATAAAGCAAAATTTGAAGCAGATGATGAAATAAAAAAATATTTAAAAGAAAAACTTATCTTTTTTGCAAATAACGAAAGTGCTTTTAGAGCTAAAGGCAAAGATTATGAAGCTTTGTATAATATTTTAATTCCTAGACAAAACAAAACTGCTGGTACTAACCTCACAAGCATTAGTGGAGGTTATAGGGGTGGTGGGTATAAAGCACTTTTTAGTATTAATAAATTTCATTCCTTGCATGGTGGAAGCATTGATTATCGAAAACATATAGATTCTGCATTGCGAGAAGGCAAAATGGTACTTGTTGATTTATCTACAACTCCAACAGAAATACAAAGAAAATATATAGATAGATTGTGTTTTTACATTTTTGAAAATTCAATGACTGAATTTACAAACGGAGAGGATCCAAAATCTATTCAAATGTATTTTGAGGAAGCGCATAATATTTTTCCAAAAGATGATAAGAATCTAAAAAATATTTACAATCGTTTGGCAAAAGAAAGTTCAAAATTAAATATAGGCATAAGTTATTCTACACAAGAAGTTAGTGCTATCGCGCCAAGCATACTTAAAAATACGCAAAATTGGTTTATCTCGCATCTAAATAATAAAAATGAAATGCAGTTGCTCGAAAAATATTATGATTTTTCCGATTTTTCCCAAAGCATTATTAGAAATAATGATATAGGTTTTGTAAGAGCCAAAATTTATTCTAATAATTTTATAATTCCAATTCAAATTAATTTTTTTGAACCTTAA